The genomic interval TATTCCCAGAAGATCCGCTGCAGCTCCCGGCTGTCCTGGGTCCGGGTCCGGGTCAGGGCGAGCATGGCGAGGATGCGCGCCTTCTGCGGGTTGAGGTCGTGGGCGACCACCCAGTCGTAGCGGTCGTCCGGCTGCTCGGCGTTGCGCAGGACGAAGCCGCCCTGGTCGGCGCGCGAGGCGCGGATGATCTGCAGGCCCTCTTCGCGCAGCGCCCGCAGGGCCGGCACCACGGGGGCGGCGACCGAGCCGTTGCCGGTGCCGGCATGCACGATCGCCCTGGCTCCGGCGCCGGCGAAGGCCCGGTAGGCGGTGTCGTCGAGGTTGCCGTAGGCATAGGCGATGTCGACCCGCGGCAGGCTGGCGATCTGGCGGATGTCGAACTCGGAGTTCAGCGTGTGGCGCTTGGCCGGCAGGCGGAACCAGTAGCTCCTGCCTTCGACCACCATGCCCAGCGGGCCCCAGGGGCTCTTGAAGGCTTCGGTCTTGATGTTCAGCGCCTTGCTGACATCGCGCCCGGAGTGGATCTCGTCGTTCAGGGTCACCAGCACGCCCTTACCGCGCGATGCCGGATCGCCGGCCACGGCGACGGCGTTGTACAGGTTGAGCGCGCCGTCGGCGGACAGGGCGGTGCCCGGGCGCATGGAGCCGACCAGCACGATGGGCTTGTCGGTGCGCTCGACCAGGGTGAGGAAGTAGGCGGTCTCCTCCAGGGTGTCGGTGCCGTGGGTGATGACGATGCCGTCGACCTCGGGATTCTCCGCCAGCGCGGCGACGCGCCTGCCGAGCGCCAGCAGCTGCTCGTTGCCGAAGCTTTCCGAGGCGAGCTGGAACACCTGTTCGCCGCGCACCTCGGCCAGCTCGGCGAGTTGCGGCACGCCGGCGAGCAGTTGCTCGACCGGGACCCTGGCCGCCTGGTAGGTGGCGCTGTTGGCGGCGCTGGCGCCGGCGCCGGCGATGGTGCCGCCGGTGGCGAGGAGGGCCACCCGCGGCCGCGGCGGCGCCGTTTCGGCCTCGGCGGCGCGCAGCGCGGGCGACAGCAGCAGGCCCAGGGCGAGCAGGGCGGGCGCGAACGCGGACAGGCAGTGCTTCATCTGATTTTGCGCGGGAAACCCCGGACTTCTAGTGCGGGGAGGGATAGCGCGGCGCTCGCAGAGCGCCCCTGTTCCCGCTTCCTCCGTTTCGGTGTGGCCATCTTCACATTGCGGATGGCAAAATGTGATGCATGAACCGTGCGTACAAATACCGTTTCTACCCGACACCTGAGCAGGCGCAATTGCTGGCTCAGACGTTCGGCTGTACGCGCTTTGTCTATAACCATGTCCTGCGCTGGCGAACCGATGCATTCTTCCAGCGGCAGGAGAAGGTCGGGTATCTGGAAGCCAATGCGGAACTCACCAGGCTCAAGCGCTCCGGTGAGTTGCCGTGGCTGAACGAGGTGTCGTGCGTCCCGCTGCAGCAGTGCCTTCGCCATCAGCAGACCGCGTTCAGGAACTTCTTTGCGGGCCGCACGAAGTACCCGGCATTCAAGAGCAAGAAGCATCGCCAGTCCGCCGAGTTCACCCGGTCGGCGTTCAGCTACCGGGACGGCAAGCTGTACCTGGCCAAGTCCAGGACGCCGCTGGATATCCGCTGGAGCCGGCCGCTTCCTGGCGAGCCGTCCACCGTCACCGTTTCCAAAGACTCTGCAGGCCGGTACTTCGTGTCCTGCCTGTGCGAGTTCGAACCTGAGGCCTTGCCCGTCACGCCGCAGATGATCGGCATCGACCTGGGCCTGAAAGACCTGTTCGTCACCAGCGAGGGCGAACGCATCGGCAATCCCCGCCATACGGCCAGATACGCCACCCGGTTGGCCCTGGCGCAGCACCGGCTGAGCAGGAAAAAGCTCGGCTCGAAGAACCGCGCCAAGGCCCGGCTGAAGGTGGCCCGTATTCACGCCAGAATCTCCGATTGCCGCATGGACCGCTTGCACAAGCTGTCCCGCAGACTGATCAACGAGAACCAAGTGGTCTGCGTCGAATCCCTCGCCGTGAAGAACCTGATCCGCAACCCGAAGCTGGGCAAAGCCATCGCCGATGCCGGCTGGGGCGAGTTCGTGCGCCAGCTGGAGTACAAGGGTGGCTGGGCTGGGAGGCAGGTGGTCGGCATCGACCGCTGGTATCCCAGCTCAAAGCGTTGCTCGTGTTGCGGGCATATCCTTGAGCGGCTGCCTCTGCCGGTCCGCTCCTGGAGCTGCCCGGAGTGCGGAACCGAACACGACCGCGACGTGAATGCCGCGATCAACATTAAAGCCGCCGGGCTGGCGGTGTTAGCCCTTGGAGAGAATGTAAGTGGCATTGGTCAAGTACCGCTGTCCGGTTCTCGGTGAATTGGGAATCCCCTTCCTTCAGGGAGGGGAGCAGTCAAGGGACGGCTCTCAATGCGGGAGGATCTTGGCGAGGAACTGCCGGGCGCGCTCGCTGCGCGCCGAGATGTCGCCGAAGAACGCCTCCGTGGCGCAGTCCTCGACGATGCTGCCGCGGTCCATGAAGATCACCCGGTTGGCGACCTTGCGGGCGAAGCCCATCTCGTGGGTCACGCACATCATGGTCATGCCTTCCTGGGCGAGCTGGACCATCACGTCGAGCACCTCGTTGACCATTTCCGGGTCGAGCGCCGAGGTCGGCTCGTCGAACAGCATCACCACCGGGTCCATGGCCAGCGCGCGGGCGATCGCCACGCGCTGCTGCTGGCCGCCGGAGAGCTGGCCGGGATGCTTGTGGGCGTGGGCCTCGAGGCCGACCCGCTCGAGCAGCGCCAAGCCCTTGTCGGTGGCTTCGGCCTTGCTGCGGCCGAGCACCTTGATCTGCGCCAGGGTCAGGTTCTCGGTGACCGTCAGGTGGGGGAACAGCTCGAAGTGCTGGAACACCATGCCGACCCGCGCGCGCAGCTTCGGCAGGTCGGTCCTGGGGGCGGCCAGGGAGGTGCCGTCGACCAGGATGTCGCCCTGCTGGAAGGGCTCCAGAGCGTTGACGCACTTGATCAGGGTGGACTTGCCGGAGCCGGACGGTCCGCAGACCACCACCACCTCGCCCTTCTGCACCTCGGTGCTGCAGTCGCTGAGAACCTGGAAGTCCCCGTACCACTTGCTGACGTTTCGGATCGAAATCATACGGTTAACCTTTTCTGCAGACGCTTGACCAGCTGCGAGGCGGCGAAGCTGAC from Azotobacter salinestris carries:
- a CDS encoding type II asparaginase yields the protein MKHCLSAFAPALLALGLLLSPALRAAEAETAPPRPRVALLATGGTIAGAGASAANSATYQAARVPVEQLLAGVPQLAELAEVRGEQVFQLASESFGNEQLLALGRRVAALAENPEVDGIVITHGTDTLEETAYFLTLVERTDKPIVLVGSMRPGTALSADGALNLYNAVAVAGDPASRGKGVLVTLNDEIHSGRDVSKALNIKTEAFKSPWGPLGMVVEGRSYWFRLPAKRHTLNSEFDIRQIASLPRVDIAYAYGNLDDTAYRAFAGAGARAIVHAGTGNGSVAAPVVPALRALREEGLQIIRASRADQGGFVLRNAEQPDDRYDWVVAHDLNPQKARILAMLALTRTRTQDSRELQRIFWEY
- a CDS encoding RNA-guided endonuclease InsQ/TnpB family protein; translated protein: MNRAYKYRFYPTPEQAQLLAQTFGCTRFVYNHVLRWRTDAFFQRQEKVGYLEANAELTRLKRSGELPWLNEVSCVPLQQCLRHQQTAFRNFFAGRTKYPAFKSKKHRQSAEFTRSAFSYRDGKLYLAKSRTPLDIRWSRPLPGEPSTVTVSKDSAGRYFVSCLCEFEPEALPVTPQMIGIDLGLKDLFVTSEGERIGNPRHTARYATRLALAQHRLSRKKLGSKNRAKARLKVARIHARISDCRMDRLHKLSRRLINENQVVCVESLAVKNLIRNPKLGKAIADAGWGEFVRQLEYKGGWAGRQVVGIDRWYPSSKRCSCCGHILERLPLPVRSWSCPECGTEHDRDVNAAINIKAAGLAVLALGENVSGIGQVPLSGSR
- a CDS encoding amino acid ABC transporter ATP-binding protein, with product MISIRNVSKWYGDFQVLSDCSTEVQKGEVVVVCGPSGSGKSTLIKCVNALEPFQQGDILVDGTSLAAPRTDLPKLRARVGMVFQHFELFPHLTVTENLTLAQIKVLGRSKAEATDKGLALLERVGLEAHAHKHPGQLSGGQQQRVAIARALAMDPVVMLFDEPTSALDPEMVNEVLDVMVQLAQEGMTMMCVTHEMGFARKVANRVIFMDRGSIVEDCATEAFFGDISARSERARQFLAKILPH